A window from Tepidisphaeraceae bacterium encodes these proteins:
- a CDS encoding DUF72 domain-containing protein: MAEYRDEERAARRERREARRAKQRLANVDRAAAMHAARVTFEKALWGDAGVVARGPAVHVGCSGWYYWHWKGTFYPADLPGGKWFDHYASRFRTVELNAPFYAWPSVTNVKTWLRQAGRRRFVYTVKVSELITYEKRFVGTRTLVKDFGHIADLLGPRMGCFLFQLPPSVHYSKAMLHRILRQLDPARRNVVEFRHRSWWNETTYAAFRNAGAIFCSCSGPRLPDELVRTADDVYVRFHGTKQWYRHDYTKAELAVWADRIAASGARRVWVYFNNDRDGYAIKNAREMVRQLKAKAGTSAAV, translated from the coding sequence GAACGTCGACCGGGCGGCGGCGATGCATGCGGCGCGAGTGACGTTTGAAAAGGCGCTGTGGGGTGATGCGGGGGTGGTGGCGCGGGGGCCGGCGGTCCACGTGGGGTGTTCGGGGTGGTACTACTGGCACTGGAAGGGCACGTTCTATCCGGCGGATCTGCCGGGCGGGAAATGGTTTGATCATTACGCCAGCCGGTTTCGCACAGTGGAACTGAATGCGCCGTTCTACGCGTGGCCGAGCGTGACGAACGTGAAGACCTGGCTGCGGCAGGCGGGGCGCAGGCGGTTCGTTTACACCGTGAAGGTGAGCGAGTTGATCACGTACGAGAAGCGATTCGTGGGAACGCGGACGCTCGTGAAGGACTTCGGGCACATCGCGGATCTGCTCGGGCCGCGCATGGGGTGCTTCCTGTTTCAATTGCCGCCGAGCGTTCACTATTCCAAGGCGATGCTGCATCGCATCCTGCGGCAGCTTGACCCTGCGCGGCGGAACGTGGTGGAGTTTCGGCATCGCAGCTGGTGGAACGAGACGACGTACGCGGCGTTCCGCAATGCGGGGGCGATCTTCTGTTCATGCAGCGGGCCGCGCCTGCCGGACGAACTGGTGCGCACGGCGGACGATGTGTACGTGCGCTTCCACGGCACGAAGCAGTGGTATCGCCATGATTACACAAAGGCGGAGCTGGCCGTGTGGGCCGATCGCATCGCCGCCAGCGGAGCGCGGCGGGTGTGGGTCTACTTCAACAACGATCGCGACGGCTACGCGATCAAGAACGCGCGCGAGATGGTGCGGCAACTGAAAGCGAAGGCGGGAACATCGGCAGCGGTTTAA